A single Notoacmeibacter ruber DNA region contains:
- a CDS encoding RNA methyltransferase, with translation MAENAAGDNASFKPAIILVEPQLGDNIGMVARAMANFGLADLRLVTPRDGWPNERARATASKADHVIDAARVFDDLPSAIADLNFVLATTARQRDGHKEVLGPVEACQKIAGLGEGGSRSGILFGRERWGLNNEEVGQADAIVTFPVDPAFASLNIAQAVLLMAYELARGRSDRPNFSAPDRRPAEKQVLNAMFDWLEPALDQRGYFRTEQKKPKMMENLRAVLTRPGFSADEIAVLRGVFTALDRFRPRGAPSEGNDK, from the coding sequence ATGGCCGAGAACGCGGCAGGCGATAACGCGTCGTTCAAACCCGCCATCATTCTCGTCGAGCCCCAGCTTGGCGACAATATAGGCATGGTGGCCCGTGCCATGGCCAATTTCGGCCTCGCCGATCTGCGCCTCGTTACCCCCCGGGATGGATGGCCGAACGAACGTGCTCGCGCGACAGCTTCAAAGGCCGATCACGTGATCGATGCCGCACGGGTTTTCGACGACCTCCCCAGCGCGATTGCCGATCTGAATTTCGTGCTGGCGACCACGGCGCGTCAACGCGATGGGCACAAGGAGGTGCTCGGACCGGTCGAGGCCTGCCAGAAGATCGCCGGGCTCGGCGAGGGCGGCTCACGAAGCGGCATTCTGTTCGGACGCGAGCGCTGGGGCCTGAACAATGAAGAGGTCGGGCAGGCCGATGCTATCGTGACGTTCCCCGTCGATCCGGCTTTCGCTTCCCTCAACATCGCCCAGGCCGTTCTCTTGATGGCCTATGAATTGGCGCGCGGTCGCAGTGACCGACCGAATTTCTCAGCGCCTGATAGGCGCCCGGCCGAGAAACAAGTTCTGAACGCCATGTTCGATTGGCTCGAGCCTGCGCTTGATCAGCGCGGCTATTTCCGGACCGAACAGAAAAAACCGAAGATGATGGAAAACCTTCGCGCCGTTCTCACGCGACCTGGCTTTTCGGCTGACGAGATCGCCGTTCTTCGCGGCGTGTTCACGGCGCTTGACCGCTTTCGACCGCGTGGCGCGCCATCCGAGGGCAACGACAAGTGA
- the rpsD gene encoding 30S ribosomal protein S4, with the protein MSKRESAKYKIDRRMGENIWGRPKSPVNRREYGPGEHGQRRKGKLSDFGIQLRAKQKLKGFYGDISEKQFRHTYEEATRRKGDTPDNLIGLLESRLDAVVYRAKFVPTVFAARQFVNHGHVLVNGRRVNIPSYRCRAGDVIEVREKSKQNVAVLEAVQLAERDVPDYIEADHSKMTATYVRVPSLSDVPYAVVMEPNLVVEFYSR; encoded by the coding sequence ATGAGCAAGCGCGAATCTGCAAAATACAAAATCGATCGCCGTATGGGCGAAAACATCTGGGGCCGTCCCAAGTCTCCCGTAAACCGCCGTGAATACGGCCCCGGTGAGCACGGCCAGCGCCGCAAGGGCAAGCTGTCCGACTTCGGCATTCAGCTGCGCGCCAAGCAGAAGCTCAAGGGCTTCTATGGCGACATTTCCGAAAAGCAGTTCCGCCACACCTACGAAGAAGCGACCCGCCGCAAGGGCGATACGCCGGACAATCTGATCGGTCTTCTCGAAAGCCGTCTGGACGCTGTTGTCTATCGCGCGAAGTTCGTGCCGACCGTTTTCGCAGCCCGTCAGTTCGTCAATCACGGCCATGTTCTGGTCAACGGCAGGCGGGTCAACATCCCGTCCTACCGTTGCCGTGCCGGTGACGTGATCGAAGTTCGCGAAAAGTCCAAGCAGAACGTAGCTGTTCTGGAAGCCGTGCAGCTCGCAGAGCGTGACGTGCCGGATTACATTGAGGCCGATCACAGCAAGATGACTGCAACTTACGTTCGCGTACCGAGCCTCAGCGACGTGCCCTATGCTGTCGTGATGGAACCGAACCTGGTCGTCGAGTTCTACTCGCGCTAA
- a CDS encoding DMT family transporter produces MIYELAALCAALCWAFAGIISHGPSTKLGAVAFVRLRLVIVSVLFAFWVAFTGSWSTLSAEATGGLVISGLVGIFLGDWALFATMNRLGPRLTAILFSLNAPMAVILGWLVLDERLKPISMFAIGLTLVGVILAVFFGRRASQRHIFETTQGRLDVGIALGLTAAFCQAAASLIARPVMAAGPDPVAASLVRLATGAIALSLLMIFVRSTRQKAPLDRSTIIVVVISALLAMALGMTLVLFALVGGEVGIVSTLTATTPVLILPLLWITTHERPAAGAFAGAVLVVIGTALLFNR; encoded by the coding sequence ATGATCTACGAACTGGCCGCACTATGCGCCGCATTATGCTGGGCGTTTGCGGGCATCATTTCGCACGGCCCCTCCACGAAGCTTGGCGCCGTTGCGTTCGTTCGCCTGCGGCTCGTGATCGTTTCAGTGCTTTTCGCGTTCTGGGTGGCTTTCACAGGCTCGTGGTCGACCCTGTCGGCAGAAGCGACGGGCGGTCTTGTCATTTCAGGTCTTGTCGGCATCTTTCTGGGGGACTGGGCGCTTTTCGCGACAATGAACCGTCTTGGACCGAGGCTGACCGCCATTCTGTTTTCGCTCAACGCGCCGATGGCGGTCATTCTCGGATGGTTGGTTCTGGACGAACGGCTGAAGCCCATTTCCATGTTCGCGATCGGCCTGACGCTGGTGGGCGTGATCCTGGCCGTCTTCTTCGGAAGGCGGGCTTCCCAGCGGCACATATTCGAAACCACCCAAGGACGTCTGGACGTTGGCATCGCACTCGGTCTGACTGCTGCGTTCTGTCAGGCCGCCGCGTCGCTGATCGCGCGGCCCGTCATGGCCGCAGGACCGGATCCGGTCGCTGCTTCACTCGTTCGACTCGCAACGGGCGCGATCGCGCTCAGCCTGCTGATGATATTTGTGCGATCCACCCGTCAAAAAGCCCCGCTCGACCGCAGCACGATCATCGTCGTCGTCATATCCGCGCTTCTCGCCATGGCACTTGGGATGACTCTCGTTCTGTTCGCGCTTGTCGGTGGAGAAGTGGGTATCGTCTCTACGTTGACGGCGACGACGCCGGTTCTCATCCTGCCCTTGCTCTGGATCACAACCCACGAACGACCGGCAGCGGGCGCATTTGCCGGCGCCGTGCTGGTCGTCATAGGCACGGCACTTCTTTTCAACCGCTGA
- a CDS encoding PhoX family protein, with product MIQTPTEKREATEDVGRNAADNPTMGDIINRRYSRRGFLQGTLATSAIAVTVSPLALMAADEAHAQEKASAFSFEEIAAGSDENHRVAPGYNANILLRWGDPVLADAPEFDPKNQTPAAQEKQFGYNNDYVGFIPLDGSDDRGLLVVNHEYTNPELMFPGAAVERDDEIVIDEWTKDMVDIEMAAHGGTIIEIQKGADGSWSPVRDGEMNRRISVNTPMEISGPAAGHPRLQTSADETGRKVFGTLNNCAGGVTPWGTYLMAEENTHGYFLGELPADHKEAANYERMGVPGGWYNWGKFHDRFDLSKEPNEPNRFGWIVEVDPMDPNAIPKKRTALGRYKHEGCETIRNKDGRAVSYSGDDERFDYVYKFVTSGTIDDDNRQANMDLLDEGTLHVARFDEDGTVEWMPLVHGEGPLTSENGFESQADVLVETRRAADLLGATKMDRPEDVQPNTETGKVYVMLTNNTKREEGDTNPANPRADNAFGHIIEITETDGDFASTKSTWEILLKCGDPSIAEVGATFSPATSENGWFGMPDNAAVDADGRLWVSTDGNSEEKTGRTDGLWAVGTEGEDRATSKLFFRCPVGAEMCGPVFTPNGETLFLAVQHPGDAGLATFEKPATRWPDFSDDLPVRPSVVVITKQDGGKIGV from the coding sequence ATGATCCAGACACCGACCGAGAAACGGGAAGCTACCGAAGATGTGGGGCGCAATGCTGCCGACAATCCGACGATGGGCGATATCATCAATCGCCGCTATTCGCGCCGCGGATTTCTTCAGGGCACCCTGGCGACCAGCGCCATCGCGGTCACGGTCAGCCCACTCGCGCTGATGGCAGCCGACGAGGCGCATGCCCAAGAGAAAGCCAGCGCCTTCTCATTTGAGGAGATCGCGGCAGGCAGCGACGAAAATCACCGTGTCGCGCCGGGCTACAATGCCAATATCCTGTTGCGCTGGGGCGACCCGGTCCTGGCCGATGCACCGGAGTTTGATCCGAAAAATCAAACGCCTGCCGCGCAGGAAAAGCAGTTTGGCTACAACAATGACTATGTCGGCTTCATCCCGCTGGACGGCAGCGATGACCGCGGTCTGCTGGTCGTGAATCATGAATACACCAATCCGGAGCTCATGTTCCCGGGTGCGGCTGTGGAGCGTGATGACGAAATCGTCATCGACGAATGGACCAAGGATATGGTCGACATCGAGATGGCGGCGCATGGCGGCACCATCATCGAGATTCAGAAAGGGGCCGACGGTTCCTGGTCGCCGGTTCGTGACGGCGAGATGAACCGTCGCATCAGCGTCAATACGCCGATGGAGATTTCAGGCCCGGCTGCAGGTCATCCCCGGCTGCAGACCAGTGCAGACGAAACCGGCCGCAAGGTCTTCGGTACACTGAACAATTGCGCCGGTGGCGTGACGCCATGGGGCACCTACCTCATGGCCGAGGAAAATACCCACGGTTATTTTCTTGGCGAACTGCCCGCCGATCACAAGGAAGCTGCCAATTACGAACGTATGGGCGTTCCAGGCGGTTGGTACAATTGGGGCAAGTTCCACGATCGGTTCGACCTGTCGAAAGAGCCGAACGAGCCGAATCGCTTCGGCTGGATCGTCGAAGTCGACCCGATGGATCCCAACGCGATACCGAAGAAACGTACCGCGCTTGGCCGGTACAAGCACGAAGGCTGCGAGACGATCCGCAACAAGGATGGCCGCGCTGTCTCGTACTCCGGTGACGATGAGCGGTTCGATTACGTCTACAAGTTCGTGACCAGCGGCACGATCGATGATGACAACCGGCAGGCGAATATGGACCTTCTTGACGAGGGCACCTTGCACGTTGCTCGATTCGACGAGGACGGCACCGTCGAATGGATGCCGCTCGTTCATGGCGAGGGGCCGCTGACCTCTGAAAATGGCTTCGAAAGCCAGGCCGATGTTCTGGTGGAAACGCGTCGCGCGGCTGACCTTCTTGGCGCGACGAAGATGGACCGCCCCGAAGATGTGCAGCCGAACACCGAGACCGGCAAGGTCTATGTCATGCTTACCAACAATACCAAACGTGAGGAGGGCGACACCAATCCGGCCAACCCACGTGCGGACAATGCGTTCGGGCATATCATCGAAATCACCGAGACCGACGGCGATTTCGCCTCCACCAAATCGACGTGGGAAATCCTGCTGAAATGTGGTGATCCATCCATTGCCGAGGTGGGTGCGACCTTCTCTCCGGCAACCAGCGAGAATGGCTGGTTCGGGATGCCGGACAACGCCGCAGTCGATGCCGACGGACGCCTGTGGGTCTCGACGGATGGCAACAGCGAGGAGAAGACGGGCCGGACCGATGGTCTCTGGGCCGTTGGAACGGAAGGCGAGGATCGCGCGACGTCGAAACTGTTCTTCCGCTGCCCGGTGGGTGCGGAAATGTGCGGCCCTGTCTTTACGCCCAATGGGGAGACGCTCTTCCTCGCTGTGCAGCACCCGGGAGACGCCGGTCTGGCGACCTTTGAAAAGCCGGCGACGCGTTGGCCGGACTTCAGCGATGATCTTCCGGTTCGCCCCTCCGTGGTGGTGATCACCAAGCAGGATGGCGGCAAGATCGGCGTCTGA
- the murI gene encoding glutamate racemase: protein MRSKGTILYFDSGIGGLSVVKEARILLPEYRSIYVADDAAFPYGAWEEVALLERMIELFGQLIAEHRPDLIVIACNTASTLAIAALRDAFPDQAFVGTVPAIKPAAERTVSGLVSVLATPGTVKRQYTRDLIDRYAARVHVRLVGSEKLAALAEHYMRNGFVDEGAVGKEIAQCFVEQDGQRTDIVVLACTHYPFLVNRMRKVAPWPVDWIDTSEAIARRALSLITDMQPNNHSDLPDLAVFTSGRTPPELCRLAQGFGFAVGPVRK from the coding sequence GTGAGGTCAAAGGGAACGATTCTCTACTTTGACAGCGGCATTGGCGGCCTTTCAGTTGTCAAAGAAGCGCGGATCCTGCTGCCGGAGTATCGTTCGATCTATGTCGCGGATGACGCTGCCTTTCCCTATGGCGCGTGGGAGGAGGTGGCTCTTCTGGAGCGGATGATCGAACTGTTCGGCCAACTGATCGCAGAGCATCGGCCCGATCTGATCGTCATCGCCTGCAATACAGCCTCGACCCTCGCTATCGCTGCCTTGCGCGATGCCTTTCCCGATCAGGCCTTTGTCGGCACCGTCCCGGCCATCAAACCGGCCGCGGAGCGCACCGTTTCCGGTCTCGTCTCGGTTCTCGCAACACCGGGAACGGTGAAGCGGCAATATACGCGCGATCTGATCGACCGTTATGCGGCGCGCGTGCATGTGCGTCTTGTCGGCAGTGAGAAACTGGCGGCTCTGGCTGAACACTACATGCGCAACGGCTTTGTCGATGAGGGCGCCGTTGGCAAGGAAATCGCGCAGTGCTTTGTCGAGCAGGACGGTCAGCGAACGGACATCGTCGTGCTGGCCTGCACGCATTATCCATTTCTGGTCAACCGGATGCGCAAGGTGGCGCCATGGCCGGTCGACTGGATCGATACATCAGAGGCCATCGCTCGCCGCGCGCTCAGCCTGATCACCGATATGCAGCCGAACAATCATTCTGATTTGCCGGATCTTGCGGTCTTCACGTCGGGCCGGACACCACCCGAACTGTGCCGGCTGGCGCAGGGCTTCGGCTTCGCCGTTGGACCCGTCCGAAAATAG
- a CDS encoding multidrug effflux MFS transporter: MANNKQGEEMVDSARHAPTGQALGLPLGIGRAEFVSILALLMALNALAIDIILPAFRPIADEFNLQQSTDTQFTILAYLIGFGAAQPFFGPISDRFGRKMPMVFGIVTYILCAAAGALAPTYELLLLSRVIQGIGAASTRIIAFSIIRDTHEGRAMASIMSLVLMVFMTVPVIAPAIGELIVLFADWQWIFAAMSLIALICGLWTWFRMPETLPVERRRPLTGRNVIEAFRIVLTTHSAFWYAFAAAGAFSVLFAYINVAQPILADYYELNRWFPVAFAVVAGLMACTSYTNSRLVQKLGQRTISHAALCTQLIVTGIFVLSAAFFDVPLWLFIVLSSLIMTSFSLMGANFNSLAMEDVGHVAGSASSILGFTQTVIGGIVGTAVGQLWNGTLLPVAFGFAAISLSTLAIVLIGEKGELFGSGES, encoded by the coding sequence TTGGCAAATAATAAGCAGGGCGAAGAAATGGTCGATTCCGCGAGGCACGCGCCCACCGGACAGGCCTTGGGCCTGCCATTGGGTATCGGTCGCGCAGAGTTCGTTTCGATTCTTGCTCTTCTGATGGCGCTCAATGCCTTGGCGATCGATATCATCCTGCCCGCCTTTCGACCGATCGCCGATGAATTCAACCTGCAGCAATCGACGGACACGCAATTCACCATCCTGGCCTATCTGATCGGTTTTGGCGCGGCTCAACCGTTCTTCGGACCGATTTCGGATCGCTTCGGGCGAAAGATGCCCATGGTGTTCGGCATCGTCACATATATTCTTTGCGCAGCGGCGGGCGCACTCGCTCCGACCTACGAATTGCTCCTGCTTTCCCGCGTCATCCAGGGCATCGGCGCCGCATCGACACGAATCATCGCCTTTTCGATCATTCGCGATACGCATGAAGGTCGTGCCATGGCATCGATCATGAGCCTCGTGCTGATGGTCTTTATGACGGTTCCCGTGATTGCGCCGGCGATTGGCGAGCTCATTGTCCTCTTCGCCGACTGGCAGTGGATCTTCGCTGCCATGTCGCTCATCGCCCTCATATGTGGGCTTTGGACATGGTTCCGCATGCCCGAGACCCTTCCTGTGGAAAGGCGGCGCCCTCTGACGGGGCGCAACGTGATCGAAGCGTTCCGCATCGTTCTGACCACACATTCGGCTTTCTGGTACGCGTTCGCCGCCGCCGGGGCGTTTTCCGTGCTCTTCGCCTATATCAATGTCGCCCAGCCCATCCTGGCCGATTATTATGAGCTTAACCGTTGGTTTCCTGTCGCGTTCGCCGTGGTCGCGGGCCTGATGGCGTGCACATCCTACACCAACTCGCGTCTGGTGCAGAAACTCGGACAGCGAACCATTTCGCACGCGGCTTTGTGCACACAGCTTATCGTGACCGGCATCTTCGTTCTCAGTGCCGCTTTCTTCGACGTGCCACTCTGGCTGTTCATCGTGCTGTCCAGCTTGATCATGACGAGCTTCAGCCTGATGGGAGCCAACTTCAATTCTCTCGCGATGGAAGACGTCGGCCATGTCGCCGGCTCCGCCTCGTCTATCCTTGGCTTCACCCAGACGGTCATCGGCGGAATTGTCGGCACCGCCGTGGGTCAGCTATGGAATGGTACGCTCCTGCCCGTAGCTTTCGGTTTCGCGGCTATATCGCTTTCGACTCTCGCAATCGTCCTGATTGGCGAGAAAGGAGAGCTTTTCGGCAGCGGAGAAAGCTGA
- a CDS encoding helix-turn-helix domain-containing protein — protein MVTISNYIDPHRQIRKEALSKKVVTLKEPRDVRSQCRRTKVEMKPIGEAATPLLKTNPGFVFDGGSCPVREVLTRIGDKWSLYVIFTLQPKPMRFNELKRQVEGISQRMLTVTLRSLERDGLVSRTVFDTTPPSVEYRLTTFGQSLAQPISALGNWAAENRSRLRDAQARFDRDQGQGS, from the coding sequence TTGGTTACGATCAGTAACTACATAGATCCTCATCGTCAGATCCGTAAGGAGGCACTTTCAAAGAAGGTGGTCACCCTGAAGGAACCGCGCGATGTCAGGTCTCAATGCAGGAGAACGAAGGTGGAGATGAAGCCGATAGGAGAGGCGGCAACGCCGCTGCTGAAGACAAATCCGGGTTTCGTCTTTGACGGGGGAAGCTGTCCGGTTCGCGAAGTGCTCACCCGCATTGGTGACAAATGGAGCCTCTACGTGATCTTCACGTTGCAGCCGAAGCCAATGCGGTTCAATGAGCTAAAGCGTCAGGTCGAGGGCATCTCCCAGCGTATGCTGACGGTGACCCTTCGGTCGCTCGAGCGAGACGGACTGGTCAGCCGCACAGTGTTTGATACGACGCCGCCATCTGTTGAATATCGGCTAACCACCTTCGGCCAGTCGCTTGCCCAGCCCATCTCTGCTTTGGGGAATTGGGCCGCGGAAAATAGGAGCCGTTTACGCGATGCCCAGGCTCGCTTCGACCGTGATCAGGGGCAGGGCAGCTGA
- the ttcA gene encoding tRNA 2-thiocytidine(32) synthetase TtcA: MSIATHESSVEASELPPLFRDAPTSVEFNKLRKRLIRQIRQVMDDYGMIRPGERWLVALSGGKDSYGLLALLLDLKWRGLLPVELLACNLDQGQPNFPKHILPDWLSANGVPHRIEYRDTYSIVTDKLSDNATYCSLCSRLRRGHLYRIAREEGCSALVLGHHREDILETFFMNLFHGGRLAAMPPKLLNDDGDVEVLRPLAFCAEADMTKLADALLFPIIPCDLCGSQDGLQRNAMKVMIEDIERRMPGRKDTMIRAMANIRPSQMLDRSLFDFAGLAAATVQDPTADPAE; encoded by the coding sequence ATGAGTATCGCCACGCATGAGAGTTCGGTCGAGGCCAGCGAGCTACCGCCTCTCTTTCGTGACGCGCCGACTTCGGTGGAATTCAACAAGCTTCGCAAGCGTCTGATCCGTCAGATCAGACAGGTGATGGATGATTACGGGATGATCCGTCCCGGGGAGCGCTGGCTGGTGGCGCTGTCCGGCGGCAAGGATTCCTATGGGTTGCTGGCCTTATTACTCGACCTTAAATGGCGTGGCCTCCTGCCGGTGGAGCTTCTGGCCTGTAATCTCGATCAGGGCCAACCGAATTTTCCCAAGCATATTCTGCCCGATTGGCTGAGCGCCAATGGTGTGCCCCACCGCATCGAATATCGGGATACCTATTCGATTGTTACGGATAAACTCTCGGACAATGCTACCTATTGTTCGCTTTGTTCGCGGTTGCGCCGGGGCCATCTCTACCGCATTGCGCGGGAAGAGGGCTGTTCCGCGCTCGTCCTCGGCCACCATCGAGAGGACATTCTGGAGACGTTCTTCATGAATCTCTTCCATGGTGGGCGTCTGGCGGCCATGCCGCCGAAACTGCTGAATGACGACGGGGATGTGGAAGTGCTGCGTCCTCTCGCCTTCTGCGCCGAGGCCGATATGACGAAGCTGGCAGATGCCCTCTTGTTCCCGATCATTCCCTGCGATCTCTGCGGCTCGCAGGACGGCCTTCAAAGAAATGCGATGAAGGTCATGATTGAGGATATCGAACGGCGCATGCCGGGACGCAAGGATACGATGATCCGCGCCATGGCCAATATACGCCCAAGCCAGATGCTGGACCGGTCATTGTTCGATTTCGCCGGCCTGGCGGCAGCAACTGTGCAGGATCCGACGGCCGACCCTGCTGAATAG
- a CDS encoding NAD(P)-dependent oxidoreductase: protein MKIVLIGATGMVGSDVLKEATSRGHDVTAIVRETAKLPEGEKITLLSLDIHQEEDLKKALSDADVLISAFNPGWDDPEIYQHHLEGSRTIARAAQQAGIRLIMVGGAGSLYAPDGSQFVDGEAFPDEWRAGAKAARDILKELENGDFSPLDWSFVSPAFELSPGKKKGGFELGKDHPVADAEGRSRISSGDLAEAIVDEAETPRHTGERFTLAYAA, encoded by the coding sequence ATGAAGATCGTACTCATCGGAGCGACCGGCATGGTCGGAAGCGACGTGCTGAAAGAGGCGACATCGCGCGGACATGACGTGACGGCGATCGTCCGGGAGACCGCAAAACTGCCAGAGGGCGAAAAGATAACGCTCCTCTCTCTGGATATCCATCAGGAAGAAGACCTGAAAAAGGCTCTATCGGACGCCGATGTGCTGATTTCCGCCTTCAATCCCGGATGGGACGACCCGGAGATCTATCAGCATCATCTCGAAGGCAGTCGCACGATCGCACGAGCGGCTCAGCAGGCCGGCATTCGTCTGATCATGGTCGGTGGCGCCGGTTCGCTCTACGCGCCGGACGGGAGCCAGTTCGTGGATGGCGAAGCGTTTCCGGACGAATGGCGCGCCGGCGCAAAGGCCGCTCGCGATATTCTGAAAGAACTGGAGAATGGCGATTTCTCGCCACTCGACTGGTCCTTTGTATCGCCGGCTTTCGAGCTATCACCGGGCAAAAAAAAAGGTGGCTTTGAACTCGGCAAGGACCATCCGGTCGCCGACGCGGAAGGCCGAAGCAGGATCAGCAGCGGCGACCTGGCGGAAGCTATCGTCGATGAAGCGGAAACACCACGGCACACTGGCGAGCGCTTTACGCTCGCTTACGCAGCCTGA